The window CGCGATTGTCAAGAACGTCACCTTCGACTTTTCCGAGTCGGGAGTCGGCCCGAGAGCAATCGGGGCGACCGTCCCGGATGGGCTGTTGGTCGAAGACGTCAGCGTTACCGGTCAGATAGATCGCTTGGAACGCCCGCCTGCGTCATTGATGTGGTTCAACATCACGACGCCCGAAGGGACCGGCGTCGTCCGCAACCTCCGGATGGCCGACGGTTGTATCTACGAGCCTGGAACGCAGCAGCAGCACAACTATCGAATCGGGGTGAACGTCGAGGCCGAGCACGAGGGCACGCTCCGGCTGGAGGACTGTGAGGTGAGTGGCTTCATCGACAACGGCGTCTACGCGAAGACTTCGGGGCCTGGACGGACCATCATCGAGGGCGGGCACTTCGAGAACAACGGCAACGGGAACATCCGGCTGGGCACTGGCGAACACGGCGACGATGTCGTTCGCGATGCGACCGTGGTCCTCGACGGCGAGCACGTCGACCATACTGGGTGCGGCATCTGGGCGCAGGAGGGTCGCCCACGCATCGAGGGCTGTACGATCACCGCGACGAGCTGGGAGAATGACCTCCTGCGCGTCAGTGAAGGAGCCGTCGTTCGCGACACGGTCATCGAGTCGGATGCGTCGTCGCGAGCGATAAAGATCTCTGGAAAACGCGAGAACAAGGTACTGATGGATAACGTCGTGGTTCGCGATTCAGGCTCTGGAGACGCGAGACAGTACTCGGTCCAGGTCGCAGATGGTGGAGCTGGTGTCACGTTTCGCAGCTGCACGTTCCGATTCGACCATGGTGCGTACGCAGATCGTCACGGGATTCACGTGGGAACACCAGGCGTCGTCTTCGACGACTGTGAGTTCCGACAGACTGGCGACGCGAATGTCCTCTTGCTGCTGGGCGCTGAGCGTACTGACGTCAGATTCTCTCGCTTCCGGGGCGGGACGCTCGGCGTGAACAGTGACAGTGCCGCGTCGGTGTTCGTGGGCAACCAGTACGACGATGTATCGACGAATCTGGACGGCTTCGACTTCGACAACATGTTCGACCCCGTCGAGTAGGGTGGCTACTGATCAGGGTGTTGGAAAGTCATACAGATCGAGTACGGTCATCGATATATTTGGGCGGTACACGCTCCACGGTGAACGTTTCTGCTCCCCGCTTGTCGATCTGGTATCCCTCTCGTTTCATTGCGTCAGTGTCGACAGCGAGCACAACAGGCGTGTCAGCGTGTCGTCGCCCGACAGTGTGGGCCTCTTCAATCGTTGATGAGAGATGCACGTACTGCCGCGACATCGGCCGCAATCCCTCTTCGAGTATCGAATCGAGTATCCGTGGGTCGGTCCCGTGGTACAGCTGGTCTGGTACTGTCGATTCCGTCGCTTCGAGGTCCACGTCGATCGAGTGACCGTAGGCGGCACGAATCCGATCATCTTGACGCTCAAACCGGCCCTTTTCGTCAGTTTCGATGACTGCCGCAACGTGTCTGGGTTCAGCCCACGCGTACTTGGCTGTGACAACCTTGGCAAGGGAATCATAGTCGGTCCATCCCTGTGAGTCGATTGATAGACCGAAGTCGTCGGGGAAGTGACGCAGTGCGCCGCTCACGAACCTCGAGAGTTGACGTCGCCGCTTTTCGTCGAGCACGGGCTCTCCTTTGTTACCACAGACAGGGCAGTTATCGTCAGCAAAGTAGCCGTGGTCCTCACAGACTCGGATCACTCGTTGATAGTTGTTCGAGCAGCGACTAACTTGTCGCTCACGCCCTAGCAAAAGCAGCCATCTCTATCACACCGCCTGCGGCATTTCGTGACCAAATTGGGCGTCTACGGACTCAGTCGGGGGTTGATTAGATTAACTCGCTCTTGGCAAGCCGCCGCCGACCGTAAATCACGACAAACTCCGCCGTGTCGGACTAATAAACGAATTCGGCCATACGACTCTGTCATCTTGTATCCAGAGAGAACTCCCGAAAATGGAAATCATGATTTACGAAACCTAGATTTCTATATTCTGTAGACACACGGTGAGGAGTCCCCTTCCGTATCGGCACATGAGGCTGACGGTCATATTGGTGCAGACGCCTATTTCGCCGCCGGACAGTACCGGCTGGAGGAACGTTATTGGGCCTCACTCAGGGGCGTGGCTCCTCGAATACGAGGTTTTTGGCCACCTCCCTACGCTGAACGGAAACTTCGTCAGCGTGAGACGGACGAGAGGTCTGTGGAGCCTGCTTCCTCGCGGTACTGCCGATACAGGTCGACTGCCCACTTGCGCGCCTCGGGGGCGTCGGTGTCGACGAAGACGCGGAGCATCCCCGTCTCGTCGTCGTATGCGCCGAGGCCGATTCGCTCGTCGAAGATGGCGAGGCCGAACGGGAGTTCATCATGCTTCCAGAGAGAGAGCCGACCGCTCTCTGCGGCCGCAGTGAGGTCGTCGGGGTACGCATCCAGCATGTCTTCGATGACGGTTGGGAGGTAGACGATGTCAGTCTCCATCCCGCCGAGAATCTCCTCTCTGATTTCTTCGACGTAAATGGGCGCGACTGTGGTGGTGTCGAAGCCGCGTAGCGTTTCTGATTGTTTGAGGAGTTCCATGAAGCGGCCGACGGGCGCGTACGGGTTCGTCGGCTCCACCTTGGTCACGGTGGCCTCTGCCAGCAGGCCTACATCGAGGTCGAACGGCGCGTCCGAGATGGTTTCGAGGAATGATTTGACATGCTGGGCAGCCGAGAGTCGTCGCCGGTAAGTAGACACCTCGTCGGCGACGGTTCGTCCGAACGCGGACAACTCGAAGGTGCTGCCCTTCTGGATTATAAGGTCTTGTTCTTCGAGGCTGCGGACGGTTCGGTGGATGGTGGTCCGGGAGACTCCGAGAACGTCCATCAGGTTCGCCCGGGTCATCGGGCCGTTTCTGAGTGCCCTCAGCGCGTCGGCACGCTTTAGCGCTTCTAGCAAAAGTGTGTCGTCGTCTGAGGGGTCGGCGGCCATTACAAATGGTACTGGCAGTGAGTCGCGATAACTGTTCGGTAAATGGAACGGTATCCGGATGGTGAACAGATGACCGTACCTCGGTTAATGTACGGTAGGTGCATATATTCGGTATCTAACGTATGGTCCGCTTAATATGTCTCAACTTCGGGGCAACGTAGCCGTACTGCGGTTTTCCTGTATCAAAACTGACTCTATTGCCGCCGTCCTGATTTCGGCGCTCATCGTTCTCTCCGTTTTCGTCGGTCCCGTCGGAGCCACCCTCGAACCGTCGACGACCTCGTCCGAGAACGTCGCTGAAAGCACTCTGGCTGAGACGTCCGTTGAAGACGGTGTCACCGACGTGAGTCGATCACTCAATACCGACGGCGCAGCGGCATCAGCCGGGACGCAGGAGTGGCCGACGCTTGACTCCGACGACTGGTCGACCGCCGGCCGAGATCCGGGGCGTTCCGGATACAACCCGAACTCCTCGGGGCCGAAAACAGGTGCTGAGTCACGATGGGTTTACGAGGCGGAAAATCAGAGCCAGACCGAACCAGCGGTCGTCGCTGACGGCCGAGTGTTCGTGCCGACCCGAGAGGGGCTGCAGGTACTGGACAACGAGACAGGTGAGACGGTCTGGAACGACACAGACCTCAACGTCCAGCATGTCGCCGTCTCCGACGGAATCGCCGTAGCCGTAAGTAGCTGGACCGACGACGAAATCCGTGCCTACGATGCGGTGAGCGGCACGGAACTCTGGAACGAGACGGACTTCGAGGCGGAGTCGTCTGTCATCTTGAACGGGACCCTCTACGTCGAACGAACGCTATATCAGGGTCACTACCTCTACGCTTTCGACCTTCAGAACGGAACGGAACTGTGGTACGTCAACTACGCCGACGATGCGGCGGGCGGCATCGCAGCCTCCGGGGACACCGTCTACGTCACCGGCTGGCTCAGCGATAGCTTCGACCGCGAGCGTGCCGTGTACGCGTTGAACGCCTCGAACGGAGAAGAGCGCTGGCGATTCGAGGTCGAAGGCCACATCGAGATGAATCCAGTTGTCGCGAACGGAACAGTGTACGTCGGTGCCGGCGACGAGGAATCCTTCGGAGGCGAAACCTACGATCCGAAGTTCTACGCGTTGAACGAGACTGACGGCCACCTCGAGTGGATCTACGACGCCCACGTCCGGCCGAACGGCGCTGCGGTCGCCGACGGGTCCGTCTTCGTCTCGATGGGTAACGGAATTCACGCGCTCGACGCAGCCACCGGCGAGCGCCAATGGGTCCACCGGATGGCCGGAGACGTCGACTACGGACTCACGTATACGACGATGAACACGAACCCGCCCGCCGTGGCCGACGGGGTTGTCTACGCCACCAACGACCGGGGATTCGTCTACGCCCTCGATGGCGACACGGGCACCGTCCATTGGTCCTCCCGGGTTGAAGGCCGGGCGACGGATCCAGCAGTCGCCGACGGACGAGTATACATTCACGCAACAGTCGGTGAGAGCGGTGCGAACGTCGTCCGCGTCTACGCGCTGGAGACGCCACCCTTCTTGTTTTCGGGGCTGGGCGCGTCTACGATGACTCCGACGCCGGGTGAGCTGGTGACGGTGGACGTGACGGTCGAGAATCTCGACGACGAACCCCGTGACTACGACCTCTCGTTGATGGCAGATTCGCCGTTACACGTCGACTGGTGGGAGGAAGACAGTGCGACCGGAACGCTGAATGCTGGCGATTCGACTACGGTGACGTTTGAGGGACGGTTTAACACCACCGGGGAGTGGAACCTCTCGGTCAAACGCACCCTGGAGTCGGACCCCGCTATCGGCCCACTCACCGTAGAGGTTTCCCACACGTCCCAAGTCGACGACTGGCCGACGTGGAAGTTCGACGGCGGTCTCACGGGGAGTAACCCCGATGCAGTCGCGCCAAAGCGCCACCTCCAAGAGCGGTGGAACGTCACGGATTTGAACCGGGACACTCGTCCGGTCGTCCAGGACGGAACTACCTATGTCGTCCACAGTGAGTACCGATCCGGACAGAACAACATCCACAGTCTCGCCGCCTACGACCTCGAAACCGGGGACGAAGAATGGAAGTTCAACGTCTCCGCCTACAACCGGTTGTCCGCTGGTTCGGCAACCGTCCACGATGGGACAGTTTACCTCTACACGACACCGTTCAACTTCGACGGCGAGGGAGCCGGAAACGACGGCACGGTGTTCGCGTTGAACGCGAGCGACGGCAGCCTTGAGTGGAGACACGAGACCTCACTGAATCGATCTGTGCCCAACGACCAGGCGCCGATAGTCGCAGACGGTACGGTCTACGTCGCTGGTGGTACCTTCGAACCGCACACGGACCTGTACAGCAACGGTTCGGTGCTTGCACTAAACGCGGCTGACGGTGCTGTTAAATGGGAGTACGAGCGTGCAGAACGGGGAACCACTGAACTGTTCTACGGGGTCGCTGCGGTCGATGGGTCCGTCTACGCTACTCTCCAGAACGAAGAGTGGGTGGACAGTTCTCGGGTGCACTACTCCGACCTCGTTGCGCTCGATGCCGCAGGCGGCTCGATGCGTTGGTCGACCGAGTCTCGACCGTTCAACCTCGACACGACCGAACAGCCGGTGGTCCGAGGCAACCTCGTCTACGTTATCAATCGGACGTCCGACTCAGCGGGCGACACCACTCCGGAGCTTCACGCGATAAGCGTCTCCGACGGCAGTGAACAGTGGCGGTACACGTCGCCCAGCGTAGGTCACGGTTGGCGGCTCCACGATCCCGTTGTCACCGAGGACGCGGTCTTCCTGCGACAGCGTGAGTTGGGAAGCGGCCTCCTCTACGATACATCCTACCTCTACCGTCTCGATGCGGCTAGTGGGACCCTCGAGTGGAACCGCAGCACCCCCTATCTCGCGACACTGCTCGCGGTCGACGGTCTCCTCTACGGCGGCGAGGGTGACGACGAACCAACCCACGTCTACGACGCCGTCACCGGGGAGAAGTATGGCGCCACCGACGCGACCACCAGAGCCTCCGGAACCGTACAGACCGTCGCGAACGGCACGATGCTCACCGTCGAAGAGTCGGGACAACCGCTCCGAGCTCTTGTGGAAGGCGGCGCGTTCGAGTTCACGGACCTCAAAGTCGATTCAGAGCGCGTCGGTATCGGCGAGAACGTAACTGTCACGGCGACGGTGACGAACGTCGGGGAGTTGACTCGGACGTGGAATGCAAACCTCCGTGTTTCGCCCGACTCGAGTCGCCAATCTCATCACATCTGGAACTACCCCTCGCGCAGCGGGACGCTCGCGCCCGGCGAGAGCGAGACCGCCACCTGGACGGTCGAACTCCGCGAAGGCGACGACTTTGTGTTCACGCTGCAACCGAATTACGAGGATACGGGGATGAACCGGTATCTCTACGACCGGACCACCGGCGTCACCGCGAGCGCTGGTGACGAGCGCGACGGCAGCGTCATCTCCCTCGGCGGCCCGCGAGACCTCACACCCGACGCGAACTCCTGGCCGAAAGAGAGTTTCGACGCCGGGAACACCGGGAACAATACCGGGACCGGAGCGCCTACCGCAGTTGGAGCGGACGTGGCGAGCTGGTCTGTGAACCACTCTTACGAGTGGACAAGCGGCCCGACGCTGGCGAACGAGACAGTGTTTGTCGGCGGCAACCACGTGAGCGGCGGCGAGTTCGTCTACGCCTACGACGCGGCCGACGGCGCGCTCCGATGGCAGTACCAAACCTACCTGTCGCGCGATGTCGAGGTACCGCCGACGTATGCCGGCGGTTACCTCTACACTGCCGACTCTGACGGTCGCGTCTATCAGTTCAACGCCGCGACTGGCGAACGGCTCTGGACGTACGGCGTCGGTGACGTCGGAGGCATTACTGTCGTCGACGACGTTGCGTACGTGGCTGGCTCTGATTACGACGACTCCTACTTCGGTCTCGTCCACGCGCTGAACGCCACGACCCGCGAGGTGCTGTGGACCTTCGAGCGCGACAGCAGCTACTACGGCATGAACGTGAAGCCGGCCGTGGTCGATGGCACGGTCTACGTCACGAGCGACGACGGGTACACGTACGCGCTCAACGCGACGACGGGCGAGGAAGTCTGGAACCGACCCATCACGGGGACGGGATCGAGACTCCATTCACCTGTCGTAGAAGACGGCGTCGTCTACGTCGATGACGCCGCCTACGGCGACACCGACGGGCGCATCTACGCGCTGGACGCGACGGACGGCAACACCCTCTGGAGCACGCCTGCGAACGTCGACGGCTACACCGGCTCCTCGCCCGTCCTCGCGAACGACACGCTCTACTTCACCGCGGACGGCGTGATCCAAGCCATAAACGCGAACAACGGCAATCAGCGGTGGGCCACGGCAGTCTGTACGGCTGCCAGGCACTCGCCGGTGTACGCCGACGGCATCGTGTACGTTCCGACGACAGACAGCGCCATCCGGGCATACGACGCCAACACTGGTGAGTTGGTGTGGCGCTACGATGCCTACAGTGAGACAGCGTTCACGCCGGCAGTCGTCGGCGGGACGCTGTACGCAACCGGGTTAGAGAACAGCGAGGATGTCTACTCGCTCGTCGCGCTTGAGGGCGGAACAACGGATGCGGCGAAAACCTCGTTCACCTACTCGGGACTCTCCGTCTCCTCGTTGAACGTCTCTACCGGTGAGGCGTTCACCGTCTCCGCGACCGTCGAGAACCAGGGAAGTGTCGACTGCGCATACACCGCCGACCTCGAAGTCGACGAGAGTGTCGTAGACAGTACGACCGGCAGCGTCAGTTCCGGTTCCTCCGACACGGTGGAGTTCACTCACACGTTCTCGAGTACGGGCACCTACAACGTCTCCATCGAGGGCCTGCCACCGGTCGAAGTGACCGTGACCGAACCGGTTGCCGTTCCGGTCGTCGAGCCGACGACCCGCGACTTTGGGGACGTCGAGGTCGGTAGCTCGACCGACCGATTCGTCCAAGTGACGAACGAAGGGACCGAGACGCTCTATCTCGACAGCGCGTCTATCACGGGGACGAACGCCGACGAGTTCTCAATCCTGAGCGGTCCGCAGACGAACGTGTACCCGGGCGACAGCGCCACCATCTGGCTCCGGTTCGCGCCGACCTCG of the Haloprofundus salilacus genome contains:
- a CDS encoding RNA 2'-phosphotransferase, encoding MLDEKRRRQLSRFVSGALRHFPDDFGLSIDSQGWTDYDSLAKVVTAKYAWAEPRHVAAVIETDEKGRFERQDDRIRAAYGHSIDVDLEATESTVPDQLYHGTDPRILDSILEEGLRPMSRQYVHLSSTIEEAHTVGRRHADTPVVLAVDTDAMKREGYQIDKRGAETFTVERVPPKYIDDRTRSV
- a CDS encoding right-handed parallel beta-helix repeat-containing protein, which encodes MRATVEHLSIEGWSIVDVGEYSSVNEAVSATAAQDPVVYVLSNGVHHLDEELHFDERAGVAVVGRPDATLRVTDPEMSRALTFVGTERAIVKNVTFDFSESGVGPRAIGATVPDGLLVEDVSVTGQIDRLERPPASLMWFNITTPEGTGVVRNLRMADGCIYEPGTQQQHNYRIGVNVEAEHEGTLRLEDCEVSGFIDNGVYAKTSGPGRTIIEGGHFENNGNGNIRLGTGEHGDDVVRDATVVLDGEHVDHTGCGIWAQEGRPRIEGCTITATSWENDLLRVSEGAVVRDTVIESDASSRAIKISGKRENKVLMDNVVVRDSGSGDARQYSVQVADGGAGVTFRSCTFRFDHGAYADRHGIHVGTPGVVFDDCEFRQTGDANVLLLLGAERTDVRFSRFRGGTLGVNSDSAASVFVGNQYDDVSTNLDGFDFDNMFDPVE
- a CDS encoding helix-turn-helix transcriptional regulator, whose product is MAADPSDDDTLLLEALKRADALRALRNGPMTRANLMDVLGVSRTTIHRTVRSLEEQDLIIQKGSTFELSAFGRTVADEVSTYRRRLSAAQHVKSFLETISDAPFDLDVGLLAEATVTKVEPTNPYAPVGRFMELLKQSETLRGFDTTTVAPIYVEEIREEILGGMETDIVYLPTVIEDMLDAYPDDLTAAAESGRLSLWKHDELPFGLAIFDERIGLGAYDDETGMLRVFVDTDAPEARKWAVDLYRQYREEAGSTDLSSVSR